AAGCAAATAATTACGCAGCATACGAGGTGCATAAAGACCGCCCAGCATTAGTAGTAACGACAATATCCAGTGATGATAAAAAAGATATCCCACTCCAAACAGCAACAAACTACCTACAGCGATAGCCAGAATTTTCTGTATAAAGGTCAACTCGTATACCGTATAATCCGGCAATAATGAACGACCTCCAGAATCTGCTTCCACAGGCTTTGCAGCAGTAATCTTAAGCTTAAGCACTACCTCTTACCTCCTTTTAGACTTCAGAATCCATGCTGTGATAACGGGTAGGAGGTTACACCTGCCATTCTAAGCTTTGCGGTATGCATTAGCGGGTTTCCACAAGAAACCAGCCCCCCTTGTACCCTTCCCTCTCGCTCACCGGACTCTTGAAATTCATATAGAGGATTCAAGACTACTTCTCCATCTTTTAGACTCGCAACCTCACTAATTTCCATCACTCGCCTAGATCGATCACGCAGCCTGGACAAGTGTACGAAAATATCAATCGCCGATGAGATTTGCTGACGAACAACCGTTACCGGCAGATCCGCAGCACTTAACACCATCGTCTCCAGTCGACTAACCATATCGTGCGCGCTATTTGAGTGACCCGATGATAGTGAACCATCGTGGCCAGTGTTCATCGCCTGCAGCATATCAAGACATTCCGCTCCCCGTACCTCACCTACAACAATTCGATTAGGTCTCATCCGCAGCGAAGAACGAATCAACTCTCGAATGGAAATCTCCCCTCTACCTTCTGTATTGGCATTCCTAGTCTCTAGTGAAACAAGATTTGGCACCGTTACAATCTGTAGCTCAGCGGAATCTTCTATCGTAATGACCCTCTCATGTGAGGGGATAAACTGAGATAACGCATTTAGAAAAGTGGTCTTTCCCGAGCCGGTTCCACCGCTAATAAAAATGTTGTATTTAGCAGCTACTAAAATTTGCAGTAGCTCTGCTGCTTCCTGACTTAAGGCTTCACGCCCTACTAATTCATCCATCGTCATTGGTGTCTCTGGGAATTTACGAATGGTCATCGCTGGCCCTTTCAGCGAGACTGGTGGAAGTACAATATTTACTCGGGATCCATCCTTCAGCCGAGCATCAACGATAGGAGAGGAATCATTCACTACCCTGTTAACACCGGAGACCACGGTTTGGATAATATCCTCCAGTCTGCTGCTGGATTCAAATTCCAAAGGAAGACGACGAATCTGACCTTCCTCTTCTATAAAAATATCAGTATGACTGTTGATCATAATCTCCGTGATCGCCGGATTATCCACTAATGGCTGAAGCACATCCAATCCTCGGAAGGAGTCGAATAATCTCTTCACAAGCTCATGCTTCTCCTGTGCTGTTAAATAACGGAGACTTCCACTTTCTAGAACCGTCCGTTCAATATAACTGGTGAGTTCACGGTTCTCTACGGCAGAAGTTACGTCAAGTCCTGCACGAATATCGCTCCGAAGCGCCCTGAACATCTCCTCATTCATGCAAGTTCTTCCCGGTAAATACCTGCGGAAGCGCTGGCTCAACTATCCGCTTACATAGCTGCAGGATTTCTCGCTGAAATTGTGGAGAATTCAAAAAGAGCTCCTCGCGGTGCTGGAGTGTCCATGAAGGAATAAAGGGGAACGCTCCTTCAATCGTAATTCCTTCTGGCGGCACCCACTCATCCGAAATATCCGTAGCAAAATTCACTACAAATCTACTCTTATCTACTACATGGGATGGCATACCCGAATTAGGAGTATTGCAATGCGACAGCCATCTCATCGTCTTGTGTACACTTACAGCATCATTTCTCAGCACCCACAATAGAATTCCACATCTATGAAGCACCGCCTTAGCTCGTTCTTCCTCAATGCTTCCGGTATCCACAATTACAATGTCAAAGTTTCTCTCCGCTACTAGCCGCTCTAGCAAATCTAGCGTATCCTGCATAGTCATCTGTAGCATTTCCTTCACATTATTAACCGGCCTAAAAGCAGCACTTCGGAGGTGATCATATCTAATGAAGTATTGTCCTAATTCAATCGTATCCGCTTCACCCTTATCTCGGCTGGCCTTTATTTCATAAAGCAGCCGCTCTAGTCCAGGTGTATTTCCTGCAGGTAGCCGGAGAAACAATCCACTACTGTCTACACTTTCAAGGTTCAGATAAAATACCGAGAGGCCCATTTCACCAAGCTGCTTGACCATATTTAGTGCTATCGTGGTTTTGCCTGTGTTCCCGCTAGAAGAGACAATACCCAGCAACAGTGTTTCATCTAGCACGGAGGTACCTCTACTTCTTTGAACTTCACAAAGCTGAAGAAATGCTCCCAGAAGAGAAGGTAACGCCTGATACTTTGCAATCATCACGCCTCCCGCCAATCCTTTAGCACTCTTACTGAGATAACCTCCATCCTCACTCAAGACTGCCCATGGAACTGTGTTTCTTCCCTCCACTATCCAGGTCTCGATGAAAGAAGAGTCCCCCACAACAGCATCTGGGATATCCTCCCCCCTCATAAATTCAATAAAAGCATCCATTCGACTAAAAGCCGTAATACGTAGCATTTCCCCGTACTCACTGTGATGTAGATAGTGCAGCAATGGTTCGATATATTGACTTTCACGCACTGCGAGCACAATCCTTGCCGCCATGAAACCACTCTCCTTTCGATAAGAAGAAAATCCATTATTGTCTCAAAAAAAGACAGCAAAAAAAGCACCGACAATAACCGTGGATACGGTAATTGAACGGTGCTTCCGTCACTATTCCTTTAATTTACAGCTATAGTAGCATATATATAAGAAGGCAGCAATAAGTTTTTTCGCACACTAGCTGGATACTATACTCTCATCTTATCTTCACGCCAGTTCTTAATGGCAGACCGAATATCGGCAGGCTTGAGCTTCTCCTTCACTGCCCGCTGACACAGTGCTGGAAACTCATCGTCCCCTGCATAACGCAGTGCTATAATTTGAGCTAATTCAAGCTCTGGGCTCAAAGCCTCACCCGTCAGACGGAAATACCGGAACTGTTCTTCCACTCTCACTATACGGTCCTGATTTTTTGTCGCATATATACGAATTCTTGTAATCGCAAATAGTAGGCATAAGGACAAGCCGAATAACAGCAATGGCGCCGTTAAAGCACCATCATCACGTATCTCTTGAACAGCATAAATCGCCGACCATACAAACAAGATTAGTGCAAGCGGCATTGTTACAAAATGATAAGGCCAATCGAAACGCATAAATCCTTTAGGCTTTCCTTTATTCATAATTCATCTCCTCATTTTGTATGACTTGCATAGTGCTTAGCTTGGTCTCACCGGATTAGCCATGACTACCCAAATTCCGGTTCACAAAAATCGTTGTTTAATCTCTGGTGTTGGAAGTAAGCACTGCTCATCACGTCCAAACCAACGGTAACGATTCTTAGCTACATACCGGTACAGGGCATTACGGATTGGTCGCGGCACTACGATGAACACATACGTTACAGGCCAAGGAAATCTCAGTCTACGCGCAATGCGCAGTACTGCGGCTGACTCTGTATAACACACACCGTTCTCCAGCAATACAACCGTGTTCAATTGTCCAGTCGGAAGTCCAGCCTCATGCATTAGCTTAGCGGCAATTTCACTTTGTAAAGGCGCGAATAGAAATTTGGCCTTGGGATCACGCGGGATGATGAAACGAATCAACCCCTGGCAAAGATGACACACCCCATCAATTAACACAATGGATTTATTTTGCATAATGTTCAGCTCCTCGTCCATGACTCCCCCTCCCTAATAAAGATAAGTGTATCGCATATTTTGGGTAAACAAAAACGCGGGATATCAATCCCGCGCCAACATGTACCGTTCTTTAATTATTCAGCAATTGCCTTTTCAATCCATTGATCGCCGATCATTTGTCCTTCGAAATCAGCAGTGAATGCTTCCATGCATTTGCAGATGAAGTCTTTGCGGCAAATTGGACATGGAGTTTTAAGCAGGCGGCTGATGTTCGTCATTTTCCATTCCGGAACCCGATTATAAAACGCGCGGCACTCCGTTCCATCAGCAAGCTTGATAATGAACTCGTACAATCCTTCCTTATCGTTGCTGCTGGCTTTGGTCACATTCGTAATATTCGGTCTGTAAGACATCTTCATCACCCATTATTTAAATTTTTGGTTGTAAATTGCACACGCAACATATTCTCAGATACTTAGACATATTAAAGAATTTTAAGGGTGATGTCAACCAAAGACGGCTAACACGGAGGCTATTTATCACTCTTTTATGATCAACGTCTCTATTCAGCCATTATTTCCATTAAATATATACAGATACATTTAATCTATAAACATTAATTGAACCTCAATTCTACTTTAAACAACTGGCGCAATTTGAAACGTAACGCATGGACGTTAATGATTCACAATACTTTCTTATTTGGCTCCACGTCATAAATGGTGTACAATTAAATTGCTACAAATTAAAGTTCGAAATTACAAAGGAGGTGGCATCCATGGGTATTTATGATTTTGAAGTCAACACTCTTCGGGGTGCAGAGGAATCATTATCCAAGTACAAAGGCAAAGTGCTCCTTGTTGTGAATACAGCTAGCAAATGTGGATTTACTCCCCAGTATAAAGGGCTTCAGGAAGTATACGAGAAATTTAAAGATCGCGGATTCGAAGTGCTTGGCTTCCCAAGCAATCAGTTTGCAGGGCAAGAGCCTGGCAATAGTGATGAAATTTCAGAATACTGCGAGATTAATTATGGAGTAACATTCCCGATGTTCGAAAAGATTGATGTAAAAGGCGATGAAGCTCATCCACTATTCAAATATTTATCCAAGGAAGCACCGGGTGTCTTAGGCTCAAAAAGCGTAAAATGGAACTTCACCAAATTCCTGGTTGACCAAGAAGGACGTGTTCTTAAACGGTTCGCTCCTAAAACTACTCCTCAGCAGATCGAATCCTATATCTCCAAGCTTTTGAAATAATCCATTTGTAAAAGGATACTCCCCACATCAATCAGCCCTTGCTGATATGCGGCTAAGTATCCTTTTTTTGGTCTACCCCTTTATCCCTGTAAACGCGATGCCCTTCACAATCTTTTTCTGGAAAATCAAAAAGAATATAATCGCAGGAAGTGACGAGAGCAGACTGATCGCCATCGGAGTCACATAATCTACAGTGAAGGAGCTTAGTAGCGTTGGGATTCCGACCGGCAATGTAAATTTAGTCATATCCGTAATGACTAGGAATGGCCACAGGAAGCTGTTCCATGACTGCAAAAAGGCTAGAATTCCTAATGCAAATAGTGAAGAAGAACCGATGGGTATAATCATACGCCAAAAAATCGTGAATTTACCCGCACCATCTATTTCTGCGCTTTCCATCAATTCCTTCGGAATCGCATCCATGAACACCTTTAATACGATAACAGTAAACGGGGCTGCTGCACCTGGAATAATGAGCACAGTCAACGTATTGAGCAAATGTAGATTTTTAGCCACCTGAAACTGAGCGATTGCGATGACCTCAACAGGAATCATCATCCCCGCAATAATTAATAGATAGATCCATTTTCCTCCCGGTAAATTCAGCTTCGATAAAGCATAAGCAGTCAGGGAGCACAACACGATCACAAGAAGGCTATGCAGTAC
This window of the Paenibacillus sp. FSL R10-2734 genome carries:
- a CDS encoding thiol-disulfide oxidoreductase DCC family protein; translated protein: MDEELNIMQNKSIVLIDGVCHLCQGLIRFIIPRDPKAKFLFAPLQSEIAAKLMHEAGLPTGQLNTVVLLENGVCYTESAAVLRIARRLRFPWPVTYVFIVVPRPIRNALYRYVAKNRYRWFGRDEQCLLPTPEIKQRFL
- a CDS encoding CpaF family protein → MNEEMFRALRSDIRAGLDVTSAVENRELTSYIERTVLESGSLRYLTAQEKHELVKRLFDSFRGLDVLQPLVDNPAITEIMINSHTDIFIEEEGQIRRLPLEFESSSRLEDIIQTVVSGVNRVVNDSSPIVDARLKDGSRVNIVLPPVSLKGPAMTIRKFPETPMTMDELVGREALSQEAAELLQILVAAKYNIFISGGTGSGKTTFLNALSQFIPSHERVITIEDSAELQIVTVPNLVSLETRNANTEGRGEISIRELIRSSLRMRPNRIVVGEVRGAECLDMLQAMNTGHDGSLSSGHSNSAHDMVSRLETMVLSAADLPVTVVRQQISSAIDIFVHLSRLRDRSRRVMEISEVASLKDGEVVLNPLYEFQESGEREGRVQGGLVSCGNPLMHTAKLRMAGVTSYPLSQHGF
- a CDS encoding glutathione peroxidase, giving the protein MGIYDFEVNTLRGAEESLSKYKGKVLLVVNTASKCGFTPQYKGLQEVYEKFKDRGFEVLGFPSNQFAGQEPGNSDEISEYCEINYGVTFPMFEKIDVKGDEAHPLFKYLSKEAPGVLGSKSVKWNFTKFLVDQEGRVLKRFAPKTTPQQIESYISKLLK
- a CDS encoding carbohydrate ABC transporter permease, with amino-acid sequence MKPRLSAILFAFICTLTFLLPVLWMTVIALKQNAEKINSFVDWFSPPYTFDNLVRILRDTMLLQWLSNSLIVAVLHSLLVIVLCSLTAYALSKLNLPGGKWIYLLIIAGMMIPVEVIAIAQFQVAKNLHLLNTLTVLIIPGAAAPFTVIVLKVFMDAIPKELMESAEIDGAGKFTIFWRMIIPIGSSSLFALGILAFLQSWNSFLWPFLVITDMTKFTLPVGIPTLLSSFTVDYVTPMAISLLSSLPAIIFFLIFQKKIVKGIAFTGIKG
- a CDS encoding DUF6526 family protein; translated protein: MNKGKPKGFMRFDWPYHFVTMPLALILFVWSAIYAVQEIRDDGALTAPLLLFGLSLCLLFAITRIRIYATKNQDRIVRVEEQFRYFRLTGEALSPELELAQIIALRYAGDDEFPALCQRAVKEKLKPADIRSAIKNWREDKMRV